From a single Oceanobacillus kimchii X50 genomic region:
- a CDS encoding Z1 domain-containing protein — MQQVKTHTTGMFYTYLKEKNTYSNETMHCIEKTLENLLRYGTTLNRPGMLLGKIQSGKTRTFIGLSGLAMDNGFDVIIVLTKGTRALARQTLQRLYLEFAGIEDEDVLQIHDIMSMPENLIEYELQQKQMIVVKKETNNLKRLEEVLSIRYPTLATKKTLIIDDEADFASIGFSKTKREITEINVIAGQIDSLRRNLTDVSFLQVTATPYSLYLQPETLKVDGSTKVFEPVKPVFTELVPVPNEYIGGEYYFGDSKIGDSISSNIYEPINEGELIALKKPDRRRFKLEEALQSNKIASLRNSIIHFVVGGVMRRIQQKQQGTRMNKYSFIIHTEQSKLSHEWQETIVLEVKRHLQQAANTQPELLLNFIKTSFENMKKSLTSLGAEIPSFAEVQFETLWALQKDHLLISKVNSETDINQLLDNSGQLKLRAPLNIFIGGQILDRGITIANLIGFYYGRNPRRFQQDTVLQHSRMYGFRPKEDLAVTRFYTTKEIYNVMMKIHEFDAGLRKAFEQGGQDQGVVFIQQDLRNEIIPCSPNKLLLSKTTTLRPYKRMLPVGFQTGYKTYISQIVEKIDRAIGESGKKDGVAFLIRLDNAKKIIRTIAKTFDDNTGPSWDVKAFLASMEYLSRHTDSDYQGHVWCIVKRGRNMSRIRPGSDRYEDAPDTPAGEKGELRIAKQVATDIPALLLLR; from the coding sequence ATGCAACAAGTAAAGACACATACAACAGGAATGTTTTATACATATTTAAAAGAGAAAAATACGTATTCCAATGAAACAATGCATTGTATTGAAAAAACGTTAGAAAATCTATTACGTTATGGAACTACGCTGAACAGACCAGGGATGTTGCTAGGGAAAATCCAAAGTGGGAAGACTCGAACATTTATTGGTTTATCAGGGCTTGCGATGGATAATGGCTTTGATGTAATCATTGTTTTGACAAAAGGAACCAGAGCTTTAGCTAGACAAACATTACAACGTTTATACCTAGAGTTTGCTGGTATCGAAGATGAGGATGTCTTGCAAATTCATGATATTATGTCGATGCCAGAAAATCTAATTGAATATGAATTACAGCAAAAACAAATGATCGTAGTGAAAAAGGAAACTAATAATTTGAAGCGTTTGGAAGAAGTTTTATCGATAAGATATCCAACTTTAGCAACGAAAAAAACACTAATAATTGATGATGAGGCAGACTTTGCAAGTATCGGCTTTTCTAAAACAAAGCGAGAGATTACAGAAATCAATGTAATCGCTGGACAAATTGATAGTCTTCGCAGGAATCTAACAGATGTTAGTTTCTTACAAGTAACCGCAACACCATATTCTCTTTATTTACAGCCGGAAACACTAAAAGTAGATGGGTCTACAAAGGTCTTTGAACCGGTAAAACCTGTATTTACAGAACTGGTGCCTGTACCAAATGAATATATTGGTGGGGAGTATTACTTTGGGGATAGTAAGATAGGCGATTCTATTTCTTCCAATATATATGAACCGATTAACGAAGGTGAATTAATTGCTTTAAAAAAGCCAGACCGAAGAAGATTTAAATTAGAAGAAGCGTTACAAAGTAATAAGATTGCCTCACTCAGAAATTCAATTATTCATTTTGTTGTTGGGGGCGTCATGCGCCGGATTCAACAAAAGCAGCAAGGAACACGAATGAATAAGTATAGCTTCATTATCCATACCGAGCAATCTAAGTTATCTCATGAGTGGCAAGAAACGATAGTCTTAGAAGTAAAACGGCATTTACAACAAGCGGCAAATACACAACCAGAATTACTCCTTAATTTCATAAAAACTTCATTTGAAAACATGAAAAAGTCATTAACGAGTCTAGGAGCGGAAATTCCTTCATTTGCCGAAGTGCAATTTGAAACCTTATGGGCACTTCAGAAAGATCATCTTTTGATTTCAAAAGTCAATTCAGAAACGGATATAAATCAGCTTCTAGATAACTCAGGACAATTGAAACTTAGAGCTCCACTAAATATATTTATTGGAGGCCAAATCTTAGATAGAGGGATTACTATTGCGAATTTAATCGGCTTTTATTATGGCAGAAATCCTCGTCGCTTTCAGCAAGATACTGTTCTGCAACATTCCCGTATGTATGGTTTTCGGCCTAAGGAAGATTTAGCTGTTACAAGATTTTATACAACGAAAGAAATTTATAATGTCATGATGAAGATACATGAATTTGATGCTGGATTACGAAAGGCTTTTGAACAAGGTGGACAAGATCAGGGGGTCGTCTTTATCCAACAAGATCTACGTAATGAAATCATTCCGTGCAGCCCTAATAAATTATTACTGTCAAAAACAACAACATTACGCCCGTATAAACGAATGCTGCCAGTTGGTTTTCAGACTGGATATAAGACATATATTAGCCAAATAGTAGAAAAAATCGATCGAGCGATTGGGGAGAGTGGTAAAAAAGATGGCGTTGCTTTTTTAATACGGCTTGATAATGCAAAGAAAATTATACGAACCATTGCAAAAACATTTGATGACAACACAGGACCATCTTGGGATGTAAAAGCCTTTCTAGCAAGTATGGAATATTTGTCCCGGCATACCGATTCCGACTATCAAGGGCATGTTTGGTGTATTGTGAAGCGAGGCAGAAATATGAGTAGGATTCGTCCTGGTTCTGACCGTTATGAAGATGCTCCAGATACCCCTGCTGGCGAAAAAGGAGAATTAAGAATAGCGAAGCAAGTAGCTACAGATATTCCGGCTTTACTTTTATTACGTTAA
- a CDS encoding VOC family protein encodes MSFLFDHFVHVVNDPQIAMERCKELGIHAVQGGRHENLGTYNALSYFGLSYIEFIDVFSEQLANEAAKVNHGLIKSVLDEKEEGAVRVALRSKDLQADTERFASLGFEVNGPTLGQTEV; translated from the coding sequence ATGTCTTTTTTATTTGATCATTTTGTACATGTAGTAAACGATCCACAGATAGCGATGGAACGTTGTAAGGAACTCGGAATCCATGCAGTTCAAGGAGGAAGACATGAGAATTTAGGGACTTATAACGCGTTAAGTTACTTTGGCCTTAGTTATATTGAGTTTATTGATGTATTTAGCGAACAACTTGCAAACGAAGCGGCTAAGGTCAATCATGGGCTTATCAAAAGTGTTCTAGATGAAAAAGAAGAAGGAGCTGTACGAGTAGCATTACGTTCAAAAGATTTACAAGCTGACACAGAACGTTTTGCTTCTCTTGGCTTTGAGGTGAATGGACCCACACTCGGCCAGACGGAAGTATAA
- a CDS encoding ABC transporter ATP-binding protein, with protein sequence MKKILEVKDLNISFHTFAGEVQAIRGVNFELNEGETLAIVGESGSGKSVTTKSIMKLLTSNAEIKSGEINFNNQNLISASEKEMQKIRGKDISMIFQDPMTSLNPTMTIGKQIMEPLIKHRNLSKSAAREKAIELLDLVGIPKPDIRIKQYPHQFSGGMRQRVVIAIALACAPKILIADEPTTALDVTIQGQILDLMKDLQKQIETSIIFITHDLGVVANVADRVAVMYGGKIVEVGTVDEIFYNPQHPYTWGLISSMPSLDTKDEELFVIPGTPPDLLHPPKGDAFAPRNKYAMKIDLEEEPPMFKISDTHFAATWLLHSNAPKVEPPLAVKERWDKFHNNQTSSSDGGK encoded by the coding sequence TTGAAAAAAATATTAGAAGTGAAAGATTTGAATATTTCGTTTCATACATTTGCCGGTGAAGTACAAGCAATTAGAGGTGTTAATTTTGAATTAAATGAAGGAGAGACACTCGCAATTGTTGGTGAATCTGGTTCTGGTAAATCAGTGACAACGAAATCAATCATGAAATTACTTACCAGTAATGCAGAAATAAAGTCTGGTGAAATTAACTTTAATAACCAAAATCTTATTAGTGCATCGGAAAAAGAGATGCAGAAAATACGTGGGAAAGATATCTCGATGATTTTCCAAGATCCAATGACATCTCTGAATCCAACGATGACAATTGGTAAGCAGATTATGGAGCCGTTAATAAAACATCGTAACTTAAGTAAATCGGCTGCGAGAGAGAAAGCAATCGAACTTTTAGATTTAGTAGGGATTCCTAAACCGGATATCCGTATTAAACAATATCCTCATCAGTTTTCAGGAGGGATGCGACAACGTGTCGTTATCGCTATTGCACTTGCTTGTGCACCGAAGATTTTAATTGCGGATGAACCGACTACAGCTTTAGATGTAACTATTCAAGGACAAATCTTGGATCTAATGAAAGATTTACAAAAGCAAATCGAAACTTCTATTATCTTTATTACGCATGATTTAGGTGTAGTAGCAAATGTTGCTGACCGTGTTGCTGTTATGTATGGTGGAAAAATTGTAGAAGTGGGTACCGTGGATGAGATTTTTTATAATCCACAACATCCATATACATGGGGATTAATTAGTTCTATGCCAAGTCTAGATACGAAAGATGAAGAGTTATTTGTTATACCTGGAACCCCACCAGATTTACTTCATCCACCAAAAGGGGATGCATTTGCTCCTCGAAATAAATATGCTATGAAAATCGATTTAGAAGAAGAACCGCCAATGTTTAAAATATCAGATACGCATTTTGCTGCGACTTGGTTGTTGCATTCTAACGCGCCTAAAGTGGAGCCCCCACTAGCTGTGAAAGAAAGATGGGATAAGTTTCACAATAACCAAACTAGTTCGTCAGACGGGGGGAAATGA
- a CDS encoding ABC transporter ATP-binding protein: MAEKLIEVKNLKQYFNEGKAKEVRAVDDISFDIYKGETLGLVGESGCGKSTTGRTMIRLYNATDGEVLYKGTNVHGKKSKEDLKQFNRKMQMIFQDPYASLNPRMKVSDIIAEGIDIHGLAKTTGERMEKVYELLETVGLNREHATRFPHEFSGGQRQRIGIARALAVEPEFIIADEPISALDVSIQAQVVNLLKKLQHEKQLTYLFIAHDLSMVKYISDRIGVMYFGKLVELAPAEDLYRNPLHPYTKSLLSAIPLPDPEYERSRTRESYDPRIHQYKESDEVAMREVSPGHFVYCSEEEFKNYKTEYNK; the protein is encoded by the coding sequence GTGGCGGAAAAGTTAATTGAAGTAAAGAATTTAAAGCAATATTTTAATGAAGGAAAGGCAAAAGAAGTACGAGCGGTAGATGATATTTCTTTTGATATATATAAAGGTGAGACACTAGGCTTAGTAGGAGAGTCAGGTTGTGGTAAATCTACTACTGGTAGAACGATGATTCGTCTATATAATGCAACAGATGGTGAAGTATTATATAAAGGAACGAACGTTCATGGTAAAAAATCCAAAGAAGATTTAAAGCAATTTAATAGAAAGATGCAAATGATTTTCCAAGATCCATATGCTTCACTTAATCCAAGAATGAAAGTATCTGATATTATTGCAGAAGGTATCGATATACATGGGCTTGCTAAAACTACCGGAGAACGTATGGAGAAAGTGTATGAACTCTTAGAAACAGTAGGTTTGAATCGAGAACATGCTACTCGATTCCCGCATGAATTCTCTGGCGGACAAAGACAGCGAATTGGCATAGCCAGAGCATTAGCGGTTGAGCCTGAATTTATCATTGCCGATGAGCCGATTTCTGCATTAGACGTATCTATTCAAGCACAAGTAGTTAACTTACTCAAAAAACTTCAACATGAGAAGCAACTGACTTACTTATTTATTGCGCATGATTTATCGATGGTGAAATATATAAGTGATCGAATTGGAGTTATGTATTTTGGGAAATTAGTAGAGTTGGCTCCAGCGGAAGATTTATATCGTAATCCACTGCATCCTTATACGAAATCCTTACTCTCAGCTATCCCACTTCCGGATCCTGAGTATGAGCGTTCTCGTACTAGAGAATCATATGATCCGAGAATACATCAGTATAAGGAAAGTGACGAAGTAGCGATGCGTGAGGTTTCACCAGGCCATTTCGTATATTGCTCAGAAGAAGAATTTAAAAACTATAAAACTGAATATAATAAATAA
- a CDS encoding VOC family protein: MIKWKLLFVGRDGISPELPFFIEWDESDEWRKQDLEKSNAIADHPIGDIALESIGFAVENGAEIAASWSELLGVKVGNSFIDRELDATGYPLLIPGGNFIFYEPNVNGKVESFLQTKGEKPFMVQFSGGERKTINFSGALYRFG; encoded by the coding sequence ATAATCAAATGGAAGTTATTATTTGTAGGGCGTGATGGAATATCGCCTGAATTGCCATTTTTCATTGAATGGGACGAATCAGATGAATGGAGAAAACAAGATTTAGAGAAAAGCAATGCTATTGCAGATCACCCAATAGGAGATATAGCTTTGGAGAGTATTGGATTTGCAGTAGAAAATGGAGCAGAAATTGCTGCATCATGGAGTGAATTGCTCGGTGTAAAGGTAGGCAATTCTTTTATTGATAGAGAGCTTGACGCAACAGGATATCCGTTACTTATTCCAGGTGGGAATTTTATCTTTTATGAACCGAATGTTAATGGAAAAGTAGAATCTTTTCTACAAACAAAAGGTGAGAAACCGTTTATGGTTCAGTTCAGTGGCGGCGAAAGAAAAACAATTAAT
- a CDS encoding DUF3899 domain-containing protein, whose product MLKKVFLWVGILQLLIIIFTLFMYKKLELLSYINVAFVIGSIFLLISLTLFVIKGRFFDVVFFSFQNIFSRMEDKDRSPLSKLVPQNYSALFIASIVTIIIMLAALLLQTS is encoded by the coding sequence ATGCTTAAAAAAGTATTCCTATGGGTAGGAATTTTACAACTACTCATTATTATATTCACACTGTTTATGTATAAAAAATTAGAGCTTCTATCTTATATTAACGTTGCTTTTGTTATAGGCTCTATTTTTTTGCTTATTTCTTTAACTCTTTTTGTTATAAAAGGACGTTTTTTTGATGTTGTATTTTTTAGTTTCCAGAATATTTTTAGCCGTATGGAAGACAAGGATAGAAGCCCATTATCTAAGTTAGTTCCCCAAAACTATTCAGCACTATTTATAGCAAGCATCGTCACCATTATTATCATGCTAGCTGCTCTACTACTACAAACTAGCTAA